DNA from Helicoverpa zea isolate HzStark_Cry1AcR chromosome 5, ilHelZeax1.1, whole genome shotgun sequence:
ACATTTTTAATGTACGGAAAACGGCGGATTAAACGAAAATTTCGGCAACCGACTTAATAATAGACAGGAAAGTTAAAAAATGACGGCCAAGTGTAATACCACCCTAATAGCTATTACAAGTTCACCTCTGAGTAATTATAGTATGATGTCGCTAAACAGGCGCTTCTGTCTCATTAGCACAGTTAATTGAGTGTCACATCCGCGCTACTATCTTGTTTTTAGACAAagacactatattattataagctACTGTGTATGAGTGTAAAAATGTATGAGCACTTGACATTGGAATTTTAATTACTTGATGCATTTCTTGACTTATGCGTTACTATTTATGCGTACTTTATCCTCTATGAAATATGtgctacatataaaaatatgctGCTTATTTATGCATACCTTTCAAATGAACATGCAAAGAACATCAAATCCAAGTATTTTTGTATCACATTTTCACGGGATGCGGATAAAACCAGCaaaaaacagatttttaatCAAATCTCTTTTCCTTCAACAGAAAACGAAATCCAAGAGAAATTCGAAGAGAAAGTTCTAGAACTGATCGAATCCCTAAACGCTCGCGCAAACGCAGCTCGGGCCGGGGCCTTCGTGTCACTTCGGGCGGCCTTACAGAGGAGAGCTCTCGACGGATTGCTGTCATCTCACAGGGCCACGCTTGCCGACCATGTGTCTAAGGCCTTGCGACGCGGGAAGGATGGCGAGAGAAAAGCAGCCGCTGCTATCGCGCCTTTGTTGGCTTTACAGGTAATTTGATTTTAGATTAGTATTACAGTGGTGTGCAGGCCGATTGCGGTCGTGGCGACTGTTCTCTctgaggagatcagccagctgcgcaggatatatcAAAGGGCAATAACATTTTGTGCAGACCAAAGTGCACTCTATTCTTTAACTCTCAGAAATTACCAGAGAGAGAAGGCGTGAGACCAATATTTACTCACACTCACACAATACTTACTACTTTCGACATCAGAGTATCGTTAAAAAGAGTGACTGTTGTATCGAACATAGATTAAATTACTTTAGCTATGTTTTCCAGCCAAAGCCTAGCCTTTACGTATGTTTTCGTATCTGCAGATCGGAGAGGAAGGCGTGGAGGAGTTTGTCCGCGAGGTGCGTCCCGCGCTCGCAGCCACCGCCATCGACAAGTCCGCCTCACTCGACACACGTACTGAGGTAAATCACATTATTATTGCTAATTTCCTCTTCTTCTCTCTGCCTTGTTCCCAAGTTATTTGGGGTCTGAATATGGACCTACTAGACATTTTTGCACATCTTATAAGAGTCCTATATTGTTTTAGCCAAAGCTAACGTAACGTGGTCCATTCATAAATGGGCCACGTTATATTACCTCCGACAATTGTATATCAAATGGACAAAAAGAATTTGTAAATCCGACTAATTTGTAAATAAGCAAAAGTAAAGATTTCAGTGTTTTTATACGGTGTTTATTGTTTCCAGTGCTGTTCATCTCTGGCGGTGTTTTGCTACCTGATGGAGGATGACCTCTCTGAGATCCTGGAGGTCATGCGCATGTACGAGACCATCTTCAGCGGCAGCTATCTCAAGGTACACAATACTGTATACAAATAGACTAAATAATTCATTGAAGCTAAAAATTTCGAtgcacagtatttttttaaggctAATGGCTTATGCGATACGATGCACCATATGCTGGTAAGTAATTATaagacaataaaaatcaaatatgtCTTGCACATACGTTATCTGCATACAACGGGTTAAGTTAAGATCTTATTAGCCCTAGTTAGCTAATCAgctgatttcaataaaataaaattatttaattcatgCAGACAGTTTTGGACCCGTTTATACCTTTtgactttttaaatgttttgttgatTTTGATACATAAAGTGGGTATCATTATCAACCTacgtacctaaaaaaaaaacatccttGTATTCCCAGTATATTAACATTATAACATCTCCATCCGCAGGGTGACGGCAGCGTGAAGGTGTCCGGCGCGGCGGTGGAGGAGGGGCTGTGGCACGCGGCGGCGCTGGACGGCTGGgcgctgctgctgccgctgctgGCGCCGACCCATGCTCTGCAGCTGCTCACCACACAGGCGCCATCCTTTGCCAAGCTCGGGGAGCTGCTGGAAGCTGTGTCGCTTGAGGTGAGGACGAACATCTTGTGGAACTTTGATCGTTTTTAGGTTACCCTGTTACAGTTACCATTGGCCTCTCACACGAAAAAAAAGAGAATTACGGGCTGTGGAAAAGTagtcaaataatacaaaaatcgtTGTTgtgcttaaaaaaaatatacagaagCATACTGCCCATGCGCAAGCGCGTATTGTTGGGAGCTTTCTGTTTGTAGGACCTAGGTCGGTAGCTTGCTTTAACCCTGGTCATaacatttttacatttaaaaatgtgctAAATATGTAAAGGAAAACCATACATAGAGGAAAAAACGTATCATAAACAATTAATATCTACATCTCAGTAAATTAATTGTTCTTGTTTCCCAGGTCCGCATGGCAGCTGGTGGTGCTCTTGCCATCGCGTACGAGACAGTCACGGACGAGGATGACTCAGACAGTCCGCTCTCGGCCGAGGTGGACGAGCTACTGCCGCGCCTCACTGAACTCGCCCGCGACTCGCACAAGTACAGGGCCAAGAGAGACCGCAAGATACAGAGAGCTACTTTCCGTGATATATTGAAGTATTTCGAGGTAAGTTTGTTTTAGGTCACAAAAATTTGTAGTAGAAGAcgtaaactatatttttttcaaaacacttTGAATCGAATGTTGCGAAGCATGTGATGATCTTTTAAGTACAGTTTCTTAGTTTCATACTTTATCTAGATACGAACGTATGTTGATTTTACGGTCGGACAGGGTTTTCCTTACATTGTATGACATTCAAattatactattattataaaggtgaaagtTTGAGTGTGaatgtatttttcttatttattcatGTGTGGTAATGTATTAGAATAATATATATCTTATCTTTTATTCGGAGAGGAGAAATAGCTgtcaggaagcgggtgaaactggTCGTATGCGGCAGTATTGTTACAAACGTATTTGTGATCGCAGGAAGGCGAGGTAACAGCGATGTCGGTGCGCGTGGGCAGCGAGACCGCGCGCTGGGAGTCGTGGGGCGGCGGCGCCGCGTACGCTGCGCTGGCCGCGGCGCTGGGCGGCGCGCTGCAGGCGCTGGCGCCGCGCTGCTCGCGCCTGCGCGCCGCGCTGGCGctggcgcccgcgccgctcgccgccgcgcccgcgcgcaAGCCCAACAAGCTGCAACGGGTATGTACTACCGAACGCCGCTGATTGTTCTTTGATACCTTCATTTGACTACGGGATtacgaaagaattaccgcggccctggtacttaaaaggcctacgaaggaaacGCGATAGATTTTTAATCAATAAAAGTCTGCCACTCCCTCACCACtggctaacccacagcgggatcatttaatgatttttcattttcGGTCACGACAACTATTCTCAAAAAAGATCAGCCAATACACAAATATATAAATCCTTTTCTTTCATTCTCTTATTCCTATGAAACAACTATAGCTGCACGACATAAGACGTCAGACTTATAGTCAAAAGTTTTATAAATTCAGCTAAATACAATTTCACCTCTTTACGTTCTAACATTGAACTACTCACCTACAGACCAATAAACCGATCTGGAATAATCCACAAAGGTCACATAAAATGACGACATAATTGTGATGGCACGCTGCCACTAttgcaacaaatatttatttttactactgCACACCTGACAACACAAAAATTGCAAAACTTTGTTACAAACATATATATgagtatgaaaaaaatatatataattatgaGCTGTTTTCAGCGCGTGTCAAAACGCGAAGGAACTACTTTCCACATCCATTTCAGAGTAACATAAAAAACTTCCTAACACTATATCTTTCAACCAAATGTCATCTAAACCAAACTTTAACATTACTAAGGATTTTTTCTGACCTTTCAGTTACTTAAGCGTCattgtaatgtaattttaataagtgTATTTCTCCATATTCCAGCATCTACAGAACACGGCAGCATGCAAGGCCCGCACGGTCGCCCGCAACAAGAACCGCGACAAGCGGTCTGCGGCGCTCGCCATCTGAGCCCGCAGCCCGCAGCTCCGGCAGCCGCAGCTCCCCGCAGCACCCGCACGGTTCCCGCAACACATCTCCCTCTAGTTCTAGAGCTTAGTTTAACGCTAGCATCGTCAATTCGACGCCTTACTTCTAGTACGAGTAGTACGTAACAACACAACACTCGTGACGTTAGTGTTAGGTTAAAATAGGCTAGTTGTTAACCAAAGAAATTCGTATTATTTTGGATAAACGGAACCGTCTATTCTACGAGATGTCTCGTTGCTCGTCAACTCTTCGTTTCTCGCAATATGTTCACTGTCAGATCTCTGAGGCGTTCGGTCATTCCTTTTGCGAATtgatgtattttaaattattgatattattgtGACCGATGTTTTCATATCATTTTGTATTATAGAACATATTCTTACTCCATATCTTGGTGATTTGGGCTGTCGCTTATTCATTCCGAAGGTACTGAGTTACTGCCGGCACGTAGAACTTAACTGTTGCTATTTTTAgtgaaatattttactataattatactaatgttatattattgatatttttttgtatttaaattgacAGTTTTGTGTGTTAATATAGTAGATTACATTATTTGTTAGATTTACAACGTCATTGCAATGTTTGTTTACTTTCCATGGATTTACGTGTATTAGTAAAATCAAGTTGTGGAGTAAGGGCGTTAATTTTAATAACGGTTGATAAAATAGATATTAACTATGACTTGTACTGCTCATATATCTGGTGTATATGTGATTCGTATGTGTTTCCCGGTGAGGATGAGTGCGTCTCAGTGCAATTCATACGTTTATATATAAAGCCTCtccgtaaatattattttaactaggATTCGTTGCTACGGTCGTCATGACTTGTAATATATTAGGTTAAACGGAAatgttgaaataatatttattatgagaaccaattttgtttcatttttattttccattcaTCCTATAGTTCCCTTATCGTTTCGTTgatctagttgtcgcaagtgtggctgctgagcactaggtctcgggttcgattcccgagtcgggccgaaatcgctttgtgggttttagaagacaaagcagcccggagcctgaaaagttggtgattgattcacccgtgcatcggcgagcacgtaaatgtcggtgcTGTGTCAGATCTcactccggtcgtgtcggattgccgtcccatcgggcgcagAGAGCGAAGGattagtgagtgcacctgtgtctgcgcaaatgctcgtgcactataatatgtcctgcgcagttggctaatctccttacatgagaacagccgccgtagccgataatcggctaggaggatatCATCATAGTTCCCTTCAAattaaaaggacaatgggcgattccgccCCAAATATGGtgtcgttcgtggtggacattagACCAGGATTCAAACATACCTGCATAAACTTCTACTCGTTTATTGAACTGACGCAATGCACTTCAAGCGCCATTTTTGGAGTGCGCTCTTATTGATTTACTTACATTCTTGCGACTTAGTGAAAAATCAACCCAACGCCATTCTTCActatatattataatagtttTCGAAACCACagattgtataattttatgtaggtaattaaattagactagtaaataaaacagcaatttaAACACATGACTAGCTTTATTCTCAGACACATATCGTCACCTGTTCATACAAACGTCAGAGTCCCTCGCTACTAGACTAGCTAGTCATATTATTACAACATTTAATATTCACGTTCTTACCTAATACTTGGGAAGCGGGATGCACTCCTGCGCAATGACTAGATATGACGTTCAAAGTGAAAATAGATAAATGACAAAATTAAGTTTACTTGTAGTTTACAAAAAAAGACTACTTAAGTTGTCCAAAATAAAGATGCAAATAGTTCTTGATTTTGAtcaaatgtattattatttttaaatgattcaAATATTTTCCGCGTATTGTTTCTAACAGGAATGCAGCCCCACAGTATTCGTTGCTCAATTTTAAACATCTGATAATTAGAACAAATCGATAGACCCTTATCTAAGTCGGTATAAAATGTTAAGCTCATGTGTCAGACTAACTATATACTGTAGCTAAACATTTTAACTTTCAATTgacaattttgaaaaagaatACTATTTTATATTGTCATCGTAGTCTTAGCAGATTCGCTCTGACGGTAATGTATTACATCTCTACAAGTGAACATCGATTCGAGATGCGAACACTATGCCTCTCCATTTGAAAGTTAATGTAAAGTTAACTATAAGATATGTGGGTATTTTGTATGGGAATGCTATTCAATGGAGTTATATAAGAAGTATTTTAGCTACAGTCGGCCTGTATAATCAAGACACTCATTACATTGATACCTTAACACCTAACGATTACATTTAGAAATGGTCTTCATTAAGTACAAACATTTAGTTGTGAACACTACTCGAAGTTTTCGCGCCAAAATGGCGACAGACTCGAGTAATCTTCACAGTGACATTTACATCGACTAAGTTTAAATGTGCAATTCCGCGATATACATAatgcaaaaatatgaataaacattTTCGATAATAAACGACTAAAATAAGATTTTGTGTGTGAATACTTTATTAATCGACGAAGGCAATTTGATGATTGTTTATgtctaatttatattttttttaataaactatttctttttaattttaagatattcAGGCACTGGTAGCCCACCCGGGATAGACTACGCATACTGTTACCCGGACGGCGCAGTACTATTGTCACTCAATCGTTAAAATATACTCCTCTGAGCTAAGATACACTTCGAATGGACAGTTTGTCAATGTTACTCACTAAACGGAAACGAATCACAACATCACGTTATATTTATTTGCTGTGCAACACAACCTAGTAGCGCGTATACCAAATAACGTAGCAATCGGAGGTATGTATCGTAAGGCAACGTCGAAGGCAGTCCACATCTGCGTTGAACATTATTGATTATtataaaatcgataaaaaatatacctacttaatgtaAGTAAAGCCGGAAATGCttgataaaaatacatttatattgtCTTCTATTGATATTACGATAGGGCTAGAAGCTGTGGCCTGACAGTACAGATTATAGCGGCCTTACTCGCGAACTCAAGGGACCTAACGACCTGTGTTCGTAATACAACCTTTTCAAAGGTaacgtatgttttttttttgtcacttGAGATCACGAATAAAAACAGTTCACTAACACCCACAAATGAGATATAGATCAATGCCTAATATTCAGTTTGAAGACCTATCTAATTACACAATGTATTTTGAAATTGCAACGTACTTTGGTAATACAGAAATTAGTGACAATAATTCGTATGgttcctatagttcggccattcagagaatgcgttcctgacacgtcgcgattgaactgacgacgtaactttgcaatggcgttgcagttacgataaaaatatttttgctggttgtttaccgttttaacaattgaggagcattaaaacaacattattatatcaataatcaatgaatgtagttacgtcgtcagttcaatcgcgacgtgtcaggaacgcattctctgaatggccgaactataactataCTTATATTTAAACAACGTTGTCTACATAAACTTAGTGACTTAGGCCATAGAAAGGTAACATTTATACAATTAAACTAAAGAGTTTTGACATGcagaatattttttctaatcgaaTGATgaacttttttatgaaatattgatAACTCTTGCAAAGGGACTCAAAATATATTCTAACCTAGATACATAAGTGTAAAAGGCAGGAATATACTACACTGACAGttggtaaatataaataattttacaaagatACTACAGAAGTGCAACATAAATGCATTAATTTTGACCAAACCCAAAAAGCGTAATATGAGTTACACATAAATAGTTATTACAAACAATGTATAAGCAAATTGAAGAATAACATTCTTTGGTATACTTAATTAAACATATCTTATTTCACAacttaaaatgtttctaaatagGTATCAATATATACAGTTTTCAAAAGTAGTTGTTTATTTACTCTGGCAATGTAAAAGCTTTGGTTCAGTTACGACCAAAAATCTTAATGCTAAGTTGaaatataaattactattaactacatatattttacatctcCGTATAAGGAACTAAATAAGGAGattaaacgtattattttataagaggGGCTCGAATATTACGTGTCGAGACTCAAAAACGTTAAAAAGTCGACACTTAGGACACCAAGAGACATAAGATGTCTTGAaaagatacatattttattcatggCGTTTACGTGCCATGAATAGACGcccatgttatttttatttatatctaattttcataaataacattAGATGTATATGCACTTTATCGACATAGACTAAAAGGATACTACATCATAGCTGTATGTCATAGACAAAAAAGATAtcgttttttgaatttgaatttcgatTTTTTTCGAAGGAGGCGCTATGTCGATAAAATGAGAACTTTTtcagtaatattaaaatacacttCATAATATACATGAGAGGTGCATTACACTAAGTTTGTGCTTGGACACTATACTATAGAACATTATTTACTCCCTATAATATATACATAGATTAACATGTTTTACATTACATGTTATGACCagaaaatttatttacatacagatTCAGTTATATGTTATGTTATATAACATTTATACATATCTGTCTCACCTTTGAAGTCTAAAAACCTTAATTAACTTTCATAATGAGCTTTTCAAtaacatattttcaaaaccatCAAAAACACAtgactttataccaaatcttagcATTTATCAAATTCCACCAAAATCCTTGTTCGTTGGAGTTGTAAGCCAATTAAGTTTTGGCATAATACTCCTTATGACAACATTTTGACAGTTGCCAAAAAGTGAGCTAAAATACTCTATTCTCGCTTTCTCGAGCCTTGACATCCTTGCCTCGACTCCTTGACTCGAGCCTTGACTCGTTCGAAAAATCCTTCATTAGCTTTAATAACTTTCCTAAAAGCCAGCAGTTTTACTCAATGTAAAGTAAGTATAACCATACTAGGGTATGGTCTCGGTATTTCTTACtgatacttattttactttaattacatGTAATTGCACTCAAAAGGCAATTGTGGTCAttctttatagttttttttttcaattttagatTTTATGCTATTCCCAAAGGCcattatttgaattttgaaaaaatatttatgttttgattaaatactttttcagtatttcaaattatgaatgtttttttaatgccaacatttacaaaaaagaggCTATTTATATGTGCTTAGTTTTAACATTGTCCATAGAAATATTCACAACGCACGTAATTTCACTAACCATTATAGTGAAATACTatcacacatacatatttatttgtatgtcaCAAATATATAAAGGTCGCAACATACATATAACACACTGAGCAAAGTAGAAATCATTATCGCTTGAAATGGTACACATCTGTTTACACCTTAACTAGATGAggctaaataatataattatagttgTCTGAATAATCCAGGATGTTTAAAAAGGATCTTAAATGCTGGAAAAGGCTACAGCATAACTCTTGACAGTTTTATAGGAATGTGACACAATGAACAAGAAACCTAACCAGTAAGCACTTTaaatttttcttaattaaaaacgcAAAGATCCATATAGTTCATAAACTATCGTTTTTGGTAAATCTACCATAGCTGTTCAAAGGACTATCAGGGCTCCCACACAAAAAAGTATGGTTACCGTAACCAAATGGGTTGCTGAAAAAAATAGCATCGCATCACAAGTTTTTGCGAATTCGTATCACATCGCAGTTTTGTGTGGGCATCCTTAAGTCCACTCCAGACTCCCAAGCTACGTCCTACGTCATACATACGGTCTTACTGTTCAGGTAACTTCTGCTTCTTACAGTCAGGTTCATCATCTTCTTCGTCATCGTCATCCCACTCCCAGTCCTGGTCATCATCGTCAGGGTCTGCGCGAGGCTGCTCCTCCGGGATGTCTTCTTCGTCTTGCTcctgtaaaaaagttttattttattctcaggGTTGTTATCAAACACTGAACTGAAAGTTTGTTGCTGTGTTTCttgctgaggaggtcagataggaagtcgCTCCGTGTAAAATATTGGTATTCAACTgtatcaggttagactggaaaccgaccccaacaaagttttAGGAGGCACTTTTACATCGCTTTACTCAAAGCATTGTTACAAGGCGCCAGTACACATTCATATACAGCAGTATTTAGCACCACGTCAATATAAATAGCATTAGTTACTTGTTAGCcaagaatataataaactaaGATTCTTTTTTTATCTGTAAGTTCTTCCTATCTACATCTCAAGTTGTGTGCGCCACAGTCAGCAGCCCACATATAGTTGTGACAAGGCTAGTCAAATAAGATGAAAAAATCACCCATATTTTACAGTCAAGGAAATATTCcacaaataaaatctttattttaagaaaaagttttatatcTGTAATACATACATGATGTCTGTGCATGACGGCGATGGGCGGCGCGTCGTGATGAGCCGCCACGCGCCGCTCGATGAGGTACGACACGTACTCGTCGTACAGCAGCCGGATCAGGTGGAACGACCCGAACGACGCCGCAGATCTGTAAATAGACAAGATATTTTAGCCTATTGTGGAAATCGTGGCTAAGCTAGTGTGGTCGGTCAGGGGACGGGTGATTCACTATGTCAAAATAAGTTTCTCTGTGTCTGGAAgacaattttaatgtaatttagaGAAAATAAAGAGACCCCTAACTCTCTCGGCCAGCCACCGCTCGTATGGTGCCCCACGCAGCCCTCCAGCTACCCGCACCGGCCCCCTAGCTACTGTAGGCACTGGTGTAGCGTTATAGTCACCTGCTTCGTtagtctagctgtcgcaagtgcggctgctgagcacgaggtcctGGCTTCGATTctcgagtcgggccgaaatcgctttgtgggttaagaagattttcacaaagcagcccgaaacctggaagttggtgattgatacacccgaggatcggagagcacgtgaatgtcggtcctgcttgtgatctctctccggtggtgtcggattgccgtcccatcgcactatgagagtgaaggaatagtgagtgcacctatgtctgcgcaaatgcttgtgcactataaaatgtcctgcgcagtCGGCTAATCTTACATGAGACCAGCCGCCGTAGTCGATAATCggttaggaggacatcatagTGACCTGAGAGTCAGAGACCGTGCGCACGCAGCCCTCCAGCCACCCGCACCGGCAGCCCCCTAGCCACTCCGGGTACTACAGTCACCTGAGTGTGAGCTCGCGTATGACGAGCGAGGAGTAGAAGGACCAGTCGAGCAGcaggcgccgcgcccgcgccgtgtAGTCCGCGCGCCGCTCGTGCGGCGCCAGCGCCGTGCGCACGCAGCCCTCCAGCCACCCGCACCGGCAGCCCCCTAGCCACTCCGGGTACTACAGTCACCTGAGTGTGAGCTCGCGTATGACGAGCGAGGAGTAGAAGGACCAGTCGAGCAGcaggcgccgcgcccgcgccgtgtAGTCCGCGCGCCGTTCGTGCGGCGCCAGCGCCGTGCGCACGCAGCCCTCCAGCCACCCGCACCGGCAGCCCCCTAGCCACTCCGGGTACTACAGTCACCTGAGTGTGAGCTCGCGTATGACGAGCGAGGAGTAGAAGGACCAGTCGAGCAGcaggcgccgcgcccgcgccgtgtAGTCCGCGCGCCGTTCGTGCGGCGCCAGCGCCGTGCGCACGCAGCCCTCCAGCCACCCGCACCGGCAGCCCCCTAGCCACTCCGGGTACTACAGTCACCTGAGTGTGAGCTCGCGTATGACGAGCGAGGAGTAGAAGGACCAGTCGAGCAGcaggcgccgcgcccgcgccgtgtAGTCCGCGCGCCGTTCGTGCGGCGCCAGCGCCGTGCGCACGCAGCCCTCCAGCCACCCGCACCGGCAGCCCCCTAGCCACTCCGGGTACTACAGTCACCTGAGTGTGAGCTCGCGTATGACGAGCGAGGAGTAGAAGGACCAGTCGAGCAGcaggcgccgcgcccgcgccgtgtAGTCCGCGCGCCGTTCGTGCGGCGCCAGCGCCGTGCGCACGCAGCCCTCCAGCCACCCGCACCGGCAGCCCCCTAGCCACTCCGGGTACTACAGTCACCT
Protein-coding regions in this window:
- the LOC124630290 gene encoding interferon-related developmental regulator 2 isoform X3 produces the protein MPKGKKKGKYEHRRTEQAYSSDEDAGIDMTIDNCSETSGQSDLKSINDDAENEIQEKFEEKVLELIESLNARANAARAGAFVSLRAALQRRALDGLLSSHRATLADHVSKALRRGKDGERKAAAAIAPLLALQIGEEGVEEFVREVRPALAATAIDKSASLDTRTECCSSLAVFCYLMEDDLSEILEVMRMYETIFSGSYLKGDGSVKVSGAAVEEGLWHAAALDGWALLLPLLAPTHALQLLTTQAPSFAKLGELLEAVSLEVRMAAGGALAIAYETVTDEDDSDSPLSAEVDELLPRLTELARDSHKYRAKRDRKIQRATFRDILKYFEEGEVTAMSVRVGSETARWESWGGGAAYAALAAALGGALQALAPRCSRLRAALALAPAPLAAAPARKPNKLQRHLQNTAACKARTVARNKNRDKRSAALAI
- the LOC124630290 gene encoding interferon-related developmental regulator 2 isoform X1, whose protein sequence is MPKGKKKGKYEHRRTEQAYSSDEDAGIDMTIDNCSETSGQSDLKSINDDAGRNGRLQWGRKNGENRLTRTESVDIGHQRQAIKWKQGETQWGGPRFVKIEEDVVYKQPANNFEEENVPEEPDKKNEIQEKFEEKVLELIESLNARANAARAGAFVSLRAALQRRALDGLLSSHRATLADHVSKALRRGKDGERKAAAAIAPLLALQIGEEGVEEFVREVRPALAATAIDKSASLDTRTECCSSLAVFCYLMEDDLSEILEVMRMYETIFSGSYLKGDGSVKVSGAAVEEGLWHAAALDGWALLLPLLAPTHALQLLTTQAPSFAKLGELLEAVSLEVRMAAGGALAIAYETVTDEDDSDSPLSAEVDELLPRLTELARDSHKYRAKRDRKIQRATFRDILKYFEEGEVTAMSVRVGSETARWESWGGGAAYAALAAALGGALQALAPRCSRLRAALALAPAPLAAAPARKPNKLQRHLQNTAACKARTVARNKNRDKRSAALAI
- the LOC124630290 gene encoding interferon-related developmental regulator 2 isoform X2, coding for MPKGKKKGKYEHRRTEQAYSSDEDAGIDMTIDNCSETSGQSDLKSINDDAGKQGETQWGGPRFVKIEEDVVYKQPANNFEEENVPEEPDKKNEIQEKFEEKVLELIESLNARANAARAGAFVSLRAALQRRALDGLLSSHRATLADHVSKALRRGKDGERKAAAAIAPLLALQIGEEGVEEFVREVRPALAATAIDKSASLDTRTECCSSLAVFCYLMEDDLSEILEVMRMYETIFSGSYLKGDGSVKVSGAAVEEGLWHAAALDGWALLLPLLAPTHALQLLTTQAPSFAKLGELLEAVSLEVRMAAGGALAIAYETVTDEDDSDSPLSAEVDELLPRLTELARDSHKYRAKRDRKIQRATFRDILKYFEEGEVTAMSVRVGSETARWESWGGGAAYAALAAALGGALQALAPRCSRLRAALALAPAPLAAAPARKPNKLQRHLQNTAACKARTVARNKNRDKRSAALAI